The following coding sequences lie in one Nitrospirota bacterium genomic window:
- a CDS encoding M20/M25/M40 family metallo-hydrolase, giving the protein MSGRPLDPSTRPRAQDRLRTHVEALVGERHHVSSPAALHRAQRYLAEQFRGLGVAVSTHDVEAFGRTFQNVVATLPASASPIQHSSFSVPHVLPLLPPLLIGAHYDTVPGSPGADDNASGLAVLLEAARSLRDVPLARAVRLIGFCLEEESLLGSLAYAASLRERCEDIQGAIVLECVGYCRREAGSQVVPAGLPIAVPSVGDFLGIVGNARSAEFAAGIEAAARRRVPDLKTVPLLVPGKGELLPDARRSDHAAFWEHGYPAVMLTDTANFRNPHYHRPTDAVETLDFEFLAAVAEAVTAAACELAGPPPLKNFADL; this is encoded by the coding sequence GTGAGCGGCCGGCCCCTCGACCCTTCGACGAGACCCAGGGCTCAAGACCGGTTGCGCACCCACGTCGAAGCCCTGGTCGGCGAGCGCCACCACGTCTCCTCTCCCGCGGCGCTGCATCGAGCCCAACGGTATCTCGCCGAGCAGTTCCGCGGCCTGGGCGTCGCCGTCTCCACCCACGACGTCGAGGCCTTCGGCCGGACCTTCCAGAACGTCGTTGCCACCCTGCCAGCCTCTGCCTCTCCCATTCAGCATTCATCGTTCAGCGTTCCGCATGTGCTTCCGCTGCTTCCGCCCCTGCTCATCGGCGCCCACTACGATACGGTGCCCGGTTCGCCCGGAGCCGACGACAACGCCAGCGGGCTGGCGGTTCTGCTGGAAGCAGCCCGGTCCCTCCGCGACGTGCCGCTGGCCCGCGCCGTGCGCCTGATCGGCTTCTGCCTGGAGGAGGAGAGCCTGCTCGGCAGCCTGGCCTACGCGGCCTCGTTGCGGGAACGGTGCGAGGACATCCAGGGGGCGATCGTGCTGGAATGCGTCGGGTACTGCCGCCGTGAGGCGGGCTCGCAGGTCGTTCCGGCCGGCTTGCCGATCGCCGTCCCGTCGGTCGGCGACTTTCTCGGGATCGTCGGCAATGCCCGATCGGCGGAGTTCGCGGCGGGGATCGAAGCGGCGGCGCGCCGGCGCGTCCCGGATTTGAAGACCGTCCCGCTGCTGGTGCCGGGGAAGGGAGAGCTGCTGCCCGATGCCAGGCGCAGCGACCACGCAGCCTTCTGGGAGCATGGGTATCCGGCCGTCATGCTCACCGACACGGCCAATTTCCGGAATCCCCACTACCACCGGCCGACGGACGCGGTGGAGACGCTGGACTTCGAGTTTCTCGCGGCGGTCGCCGAAGCCGTGACTGCGGCGGCCTGCGAGCTGGCCGGCCCGCCTCCGCTCAAGAACTTCGCTGATCTCTGA
- a CDS encoding saccharopine dehydrogenase NADP-binding domain-containing protein, giving the protein MRIFVLGVGATGSLLAQLLARQGHQVSCGDRDPDRAHRFLGKESPATVQQVNARNLWSVVRAARGAHLIVNACPAVFNTIVLRAALRLRAHYLDTASHLVRNPFKAEQLGFDARFRAKRRLAVIDAGAAPGLTNLLVACSADQLDSVEAVHVRLYESTRSENPVSQWSPDVAFAEATSRPPVYRQGRFRFGQRFGERELFRFPPPIGSVGVVLAAQDEVCTVPHVLDLQEMDVKIGGGDIERLRRWYRQGKLRKSRGLVAKRFPKTPPPSLVAELIGRGVLRNARFAAAVLVRGRKRGERTAIRWDVTFPTLYQIHLRGMSISPIAWATARLAALFIKHAPRELAGVYPPEALPAKIRRAVLADARSSGIRMVKRIVRLKASADEELAGERRPANQGS; this is encoded by the coding sequence ATGCGGATCTTCGTCCTCGGAGTGGGCGCCACCGGGTCGTTGCTCGCGCAGCTCCTCGCCCGCCAGGGTCACCAGGTCTCCTGCGGCGACCGGGACCCCGATCGCGCGCACCGCTTCCTGGGCAAGGAGTCCCCGGCCACGGTCCAGCAGGTGAACGCCCGCAACCTGTGGAGCGTCGTGAGGGCCGCGCGCGGCGCCCACCTCATCGTCAACGCCTGCCCGGCCGTCTTCAACACCATCGTCCTGCGTGCCGCCCTGCGCCTGCGCGCCCACTACCTCGACACCGCCTCGCACCTCGTGCGCAATCCCTTCAAAGCCGAGCAGCTCGGCTTCGACGCACGCTTCCGGGCGAAGCGCCGTTTGGCCGTGATCGATGCCGGCGCCGCGCCGGGTCTCACGAACCTGCTCGTGGCGTGCAGCGCCGATCAGCTCGACTCGGTCGAAGCCGTCCACGTGCGGCTGTACGAGAGCACCAGGAGCGAGAACCCCGTCTCCCAGTGGTCGCCCGACGTGGCCTTCGCCGAGGCGACTTCGCGGCCGCCTGTCTACCGGCAGGGCCGCTTCCGTTTCGGACAGCGCTTCGGGGAGCGGGAATTGTTCCGCTTTCCCCCCCCGATCGGGTCGGTCGGGGTCGTGCTGGCTGCGCAGGACGAGGTCTGCACGGTGCCGCACGTCCTGGACCTGCAGGAGATGGACGTGAAGATCGGGGGGGGCGACATCGAGCGGCTGCGTCGGTGGTACCGACAGGGTAAGCTCAGGAAGTCTCGCGGCCTCGTCGCGAAACGCTTTCCCAAGACCCCGCCCCCGAGCCTGGTGGCCGAGTTGATCGGCCGGGGGGTGCTGCGGAACGCGCGCTTCGCCGCAGCCGTGCTGGTGCGAGGCCGGAAGCGCGGAGAACGTACGGCGATCCGCTGGGACGTTACCTTTCCCACCCTCTACCAGATCCATCTCCGCGGGATGTCCATCTCGCCGATCGCCTGGGCGACCGCCCGCCTCGCCGCGCTCTTCATCAAGCATGCTCCCCGCGAGCTCGCCGGGGTCTATCCGCCCGAAGCCTTGCCGGCCAAGATCCGCCGAGCCGTTCTCGCCGATGCCCGGTCCTCCGGCATCCGCATGGTGAAGCGGATCGTCCGACTCAAGGCTTCGGCTGATGAGGAGCTGGCCGGTGAACGGCGGCCGGCGAACCAAGGATCATGA
- a CDS encoding nicotinamidase: protein MRAHSKAGGGRRATVPQPDQKSALLVGDIQVDFCPGGALGVPGGDEIIPVVNECIRRFHARQIPVIAVRDWHPPTHCSFKEQGGIWPVHCVQMSRGAQFHPDLVVPPGTFIVSKATDPKKEAYSSFEGTTLEGRLRELGVETLFVTGLATDYCVKNTVLDARRLGFRVVVLEDAIRGIDATPGDCDRAVQAMKQAGALFARSSDLLL from the coding sequence ATGAGGGCTCACTCGAAAGCGGGCGGCGGGCGCCGCGCGACGGTCCCGCAGCCGGATCAGAAGAGCGCCCTCCTGGTGGGGGACATCCAGGTGGACTTCTGTCCGGGAGGCGCCCTGGGGGTGCCCGGCGGTGACGAGATCATCCCGGTCGTCAACGAGTGCATCCGCCGGTTCCATGCCCGACAGATCCCCGTCATCGCCGTGCGGGACTGGCACCCGCCCACCCACTGTTCCTTCAAGGAGCAGGGAGGGATCTGGCCCGTCCACTGCGTCCAGATGTCGCGCGGGGCCCAGTTCCACCCAGACCTCGTCGTGCCGCCCGGCACCTTCATCGTCTCCAAGGCCACTGACCCCAAGAAGGAAGCCTACTCCAGCTTCGAGGGCACGACGCTCGAAGGACGGCTGCGGGAACTGGGCGTCGAGACCCTCTTCGTCACGGGGCTGGCCACCGACTACTGTGTGAAGAACACCGTGCTGGACGCCAGGCGGCTGGGCTTTCGGGTCGTCGTCCTCGAGGACGCGATCCGAGGGATCGACGCGACGCCAGGCGATTGCGACCGGGCCGTCCAGGCGATGAAGCAGGCCGGGGCGCTCTTCGCCCGATCCTCGGACCTGCTTCTGTGA
- a CDS encoding gamma carbonic anhydrase family protein, whose translation MIRTFQGMMPKIARSAFVEETAVVVGDVVVGEDSSVWFNSVVRGDVHYIRIGSRTNVQDLCMLHVTHDTAPLVIGDDVTVGHHVVLHGCTVKDRVLIGMGAIIMDGAVIGEDSVVGAGALVTEGTIVPPKSLVLGAPAKVKRPVTAEELAWIRESAENYVRYAREYLSDPAKPRTGFQV comes from the coding sequence GTGATCAGAACTTTCCAGGGCATGATGCCCAAGATCGCCAGGAGCGCCTTCGTCGAGGAGACCGCCGTCGTCGTCGGGGACGTGGTCGTCGGGGAAGACTCCAGCGTCTGGTTCAACTCGGTCGTGCGCGGGGACGTGCACTACATCCGGATCGGGAGCCGGACCAACGTCCAGGACCTCTGCATGCTCCACGTGACCCACGACACGGCCCCCCTGGTGATCGGCGACGACGTGACGGTCGGGCACCACGTCGTCCTGCACGGGTGCACGGTCAAGGACCGGGTCCTGATCGGGATGGGGGCCATCATCATGGACGGGGCCGTGATCGGCGAGGACTCGGTCGTAGGGGCCGGCGCGCTGGTCACGGAAGGGACGATCGTGCCGCCCAAGAGCCTGGTCCTGGGCGCACCCGCCAAGGTCAAGCGGCCGGTCACCGCCGAAGAGCTGGCCTGGATCAGGGAATCGGCTGAGAACTACGTCCGGTATGCCCGCGAGTACCTCTCCGATCCGGCCAAACCCAGGACCGGCTTCCAAGTCTAA